One Rhodobacteraceae bacterium M385 genomic region harbors:
- a CDS encoding sugar ABC transporter permease: MTRRWITDLALVGPAAVALVLFIFLPVGIVFVLAFTDYQFGARSANWVGLENFGDLFGSRLGRNAIFNTLIYAGIVIPASVGLGLLVAIKLHSLSKSLPRVSNLMKAIYFLPVAATLVAMAVSWQMLMHPSLGLLNTWASALGFSPQQWLSDRDIVLYSLAVIGVWQSIGYNMVLFLAGLASIPDTLYDASEVDGAESGWSKFWLVTWPMLGPTTLFVLIVTATSAFRVFETVATMTGGGPAFASDTIVYALYREGFVYFKAGYASAITVVFFFALLLITAIQLVVIERRVHYR, encoded by the coding sequence ATGACGCGGCGCTGGATCACAGATCTCGCCCTTGTTGGGCCGGCAGCCGTTGCACTTGTTCTGTTCATTTTCCTGCCAGTGGGCATCGTTTTTGTTCTGGCCTTTACGGACTATCAATTCGGAGCAAGGAGTGCGAATTGGGTCGGCTTAGAGAATTTCGGCGATCTTTTTGGATCGCGACTTGGCCGCAACGCAATCTTCAACACTTTGATCTACGCGGGCATTGTCATTCCGGCCTCGGTTGGTTTGGGACTTCTTGTTGCGATTAAGCTTCACAGTCTTTCCAAGAGCTTGCCGCGGGTCTCCAACCTTATGAAGGCCATCTACTTCCTTCCCGTTGCGGCTACGTTGGTTGCGATGGCGGTGAGTTGGCAGATGCTGATGCACCCATCCTTGGGCCTGCTCAACACTTGGGCCAGTGCCCTCGGTTTTTCACCTCAGCAGTGGCTGAGCGACAGGGACATTGTGCTGTACTCTCTTGCAGTGATCGGTGTCTGGCAGAGCATCGGATACAACATGGTGCTGTTTCTTGCCGGTTTGGCGTCCATTCCGGACACTCTCTATGACGCATCCGAAGTGGACGGAGCAGAGAGTGGCTGGTCAAAGTTTTGGCTCGTGACTTGGCCGATGCTCGGGCCAACGACGCTTTTTGTCCTTATCGTCACCGCAACAAGCGCGTTTCGCGTGTTCGAGACCGTTGCGACGATGACCGGAGGCGGTCCTGCCTTTGCCTCTGACACGATTGTCTATGCACTCTATCGGGAAGGCTTCGTTTATTTCAAAGCTGGATACGCGAGTGCAATCACAGTCGTCTTTTTCTTTGCGCTGCTGCTGATCACCGCGATCCAGCTCGTCGTGATCGAGCGTCGGGTACATTACCGATGA